TTCTCCTGGCCCCTGCACGCCCAACGAGGCCGGAATTTCGCTGGACGTGATTCGCCATTATGCAGGACGGCTGCCCATACTGGGCGTGTGTCTGGGCCACCAGGCCATGGCGCAAGCGTTTGGCGCGACCATCGTTCGGGCAGCGAAAGTCATGCATGGCAAAACCTCGCCGATAACCCATACCGGTCAGGGTGTTTTCCTGGGATTGTCGAATCCATTACGCGTGACGCGTTACCATTCTCTGGTGATTGACCCAGCCACGCTTCCCGTCTGTTTTGACGTCACCGCCTGGAGTGAAACCCAGGAAATTATGGGCATTCGTCATCGGGAATGGGATCTGGAAGGCGTACAGTTTCATCCGGAAAGCATTCTCAGCGAACAGGGGCATCGGCTACTGGCAAATTTCCTCCAGCGCTGATTTGTGGTTGCTATCTAATGATTTTTTATGCATATTTTGTGATTATAATTTCACATTAATTCCTGCATAACTGGGTGGTCATAAGATGGCAACTGAACAAACTGCAATTACGCGCGCGACTTTTGATGAAGTTATCCTGCCGATTTATGCACCGGCAGAATTTATTCCGGTAAAAGGCAAAGGAAGCCGCGTCTGGGATCAACAGGGAAAGGAATACGTTGATTTTGCTGGCGGGATTGCAGTGACGGCGCTGGGGCATTGTCATCCGGCGCTGGTTGAGGCGCTGAAAACCCAGGGCGAAACGTTGTGGCACACCAGTAACGTCTTTACGAATGAACCGGCGCTACGGCTGGGGCGTAAGCTTATCGACGCGACGTTTGCAGAACGCGTGCTGTTCATGAACTCTGGCACAGAAGCGAACGAGACGGCCTTCAAACTGGCGCGTCACTACGCCTGCGTGCGTCACAGTCCGTTCAAAACCAAAATCATCGCCTTCCATAACGCGTTTCACGGTCGCTCACTGTTCACCGTAACGGTTGGCGGCCAGCCGAAGTATTCCGATGGTTTTGGGCCGAAACCGGCCGACATCGTCCATGTTCCCTTTAACGATCTGCATGCGGTGAAAGCCGTGATGGATGACCACACCTGCGCGGTGGTGGTGGAGCCCATCCAGGGGGAAGGGGGATTAACGGCGGCAACGCCCGAGTTCCTGAAAGGACTGCGCGAGTTGTGTGACCAGCATCAGGCATTGCTGGTCTTTGATGAGGTGCAGTGCGGCATGGGGCGTACTGGCTCCCTGTTTGCATATATGCACTATGGCGTGACACCGGATATTCTGACCAGCGCCAAGGCGCTTGGCGGCGGTTTCCCGGTGAGCGCCATGCTGACCACGCAGGAGATTGCCTGTGCGTTTCACGTCGGTTCTCACGGTTCCACCTACGGTGGTAACCCGCTGGCCTGCGCGGTTGCTGGCGCTGCGTTCGATATTATTAACACGCCAGACGTGCTGGACGGCATTCAGACGAAACGGCAGAAATTTGTTCAGCATTTGCAGAAAATTGACGAGCAGTACGATGTTTTCAGCGACATTCGTGGGATGGGACTGCTGATTGGGGCAGAGTTGAAGCCGCAATATCAGGGACGAGCGCGTGAGTTTCTTTATGCGGGAGCGAGTGCAGGTGTGATGGTGCTGAATGCCGGTCCGGATGTGATGCGCTTCGCCCCCTCGCTGGTGGTGGAAGAGGCGGATATCGATGAGGGAATGCAGCGTTTCGCGCAGGCCGTCGCGAAAGTCGTTAGCTCTTAATATCCCGTAACCGACGGCTGAGCCAGATCCCGTGGTGAGGCCGTTGACGCCAGGCGACCGACGAAATGGTGTGCATGGTGTTCAGGTGGCCCAGTATGCGCTGCAGGTGTTGTTCCAGGGTACTTAATGGCCCATGGGAGAGCATCTCTGGCGCTTCCAGAATATTCACATCGCCAGAGCTGCCCGGTCCGTCATACTCCAGACGCTGCTGGCAGCGCTGGAGCGCAATTTCACACGATTCCAGATAGCGTTGCGCAAGGTCTGGCGTCAGCATCGTATGTTCCCGCGCCAGCGTTGTCATCGCATTGATGTGCTCGACAATAAACTGGCTGTGCGTCACCCACAGTTTCATATCTGCCAGATAGTGCGCGTTAAATCCGGGTTCCTGCATGGACTGATTCAGCGAGTTGTACAGCGTGTTGTGCGCCTGATTGACACGCATACGCTGATACGCGAGCGGCGTTGCCTGTGGATTGTCGCTGAGGATCAGGCGTATAGCTTCCTGGTCGGCTTCCAGCGCGTCGTGGGCGTTTTTGCGCAACAGACCGCTCTGCCACTGCGGCCAGAGCCAGACCGTCCCGCCAAACGCGATCAGGCAGCCAATCACCGTGTCAATAAACCGCGGCACAATGTACTGCTCGCCGTTTAACGTCAGCAATTGCAGGGTATACACCGCAGTGACCGTAAACCCGACCGTTGCCCAGCCGTAGTTTTTACGAATGATCAGATAGCTCACCAGCGTAATGACCAGCATGCCCGCCAGTGTGAAGCCTTCGGGGATGTGGAAGTGTAGCGTCACGCCCGCAATCACCAACCCGACCAGCGTGCCCGCCGAACGGTGCAGTATGCGAACCCGCGTCGCACCGTAGCCGTTTTGCGTTACAAACAGAACCGTCATCAGGATCCAGTACGGTTTTGGCAGATGTAACGCGCTCCCCATCAGACTGGCGATACTCAGCATGACGCTGATGCGCCCGGCATTTCGCAGTGCGGGCGATTTGAATGACAGATAGTTTTTTAGCGCCGGGATCAGCGGGAGTCGACGCTGTTTATCCGCCATCAGGTCACGGGCATACAGCGGGCGTTGGGTCCGCAATACGCGGGCAATGCGGCTAAAGTGCCAGTAACAGAACTGACCCACCGGGTTATCGGGATGCTGGTTGGCAATTTTCTCGAGCGCGCCAATCTGCTTTTCCATGGAAAAGCGAGTCGGCAGGCGGTGATACAGAATATCATCCGCCAGGATGCGTAAGCGCGCAGCGACCGTTTGCGCGTTCCAGCGAATCACCTGCTCTGCATGGCTGCGTTCGACCAGCTTTTGCACCTCTTCCGGCTGATGCAGGCTGACGGAGATATGTTCCTGTAAGTCCAGCGCTTCCTGGAAGGCCCGCAGCAGGCGTTTATATTCATTATTGTGATGCGCCGACAGCATGTGCATTTGCTGGTAACACTGGGTGATGAGATCCACCGCTTTCTGTTGGCGTACCAACAAGGGCGGCAGCGCTTTTTCAGGATCGGCGTGCTGGGTGAGCAGGCTGTATTTGGCTTCGCAGTAGTCGGCCAGCTCGCGGTACAACAAACTGAGCGACTCGCGTAGCGGTTGTTCACGCCAGAGCCAGAACCAAAACCAGTTAAAAAGCCCGTACCACAGGGTGCCCAGGGCATAGATCAGCAACGGTTCCCAGACGGGCATGTTACCGGCCAGGCTTAGCGTGAAAATGGCGGCGATAAGCGAAGCCGGCAGGAGTCGGGCATGCAAGGCGCTGAGTTCCGCCGTCACGCCAAGAATCAGCGTTAACCCCGTCAGAATCAGCGGCAGCGGTATTGCTTGCGCGAGCAGTAGCTGCATGACCAGGCTGCATCCGGCAAACAGCGATGCGCCAATGACTAAGCGTTTGAAAAAGCGTTTGTGGGGGGTATCAAGCCCGGCAATGTTGCAGCAGGCGGGAACGAGAGAAAAGAGCAATCCCAGATGCAACTGACCAATGATAAGACCAATCGCCACAGGCAAACACAGCACCAGCGTTTGCCGCAGTGCGTAGTTGATTTCAGGATGATAGATCAGTCTTCGCCACATCGGTGCCAACAAAAATGGCGCATTACAGGGTAATGCGCTATTTCGACGGGGTTAACGAGTGCCGTAGACGACGATGGTCTTACCGTGCGCTGAGATCAGGTTCTGATCTTCCAGCATTTTCAGAATACGACCAACGGTTTCGCGAGAACAGCCAACGATCTGACCGATCTCCTGACGGGTGATTTTGATTTGCATGCCGTCCGGGTGAGTCATCGCATCGGGTTGTTTCGCCAGGTTCAGCAGAGTCTGAGCGATACGACCGGTTACGTCGAGGAAGGCAAGGTTGCCGACTTTTTCGGACGTAACTTGCAGGCGACGAGCCATCTGGGAAGACAGGCGCATCAGAATATCCGGGTTTACCTGGATCAGTTGGCGAAATTTTTTGTAGGAGATTTCAGCGACTTCACAGGCCGTTTTTGCACGTACCCATGCACTGCGTTCCTGGCCTTCTTCAAACAGGCCTAATTCGCCAATGAAATCGCCCTGATTCAGATAAGAAAGGATCATCTCTTTCCCTTCTTCGTCTTTAATCAGCACTGCCACTGAGCCTTTAACGATGTAGTACAACGTTTCTGCTTTTTCACCCTGGTGAATCAGCGTGCTCTTCGACGGGTACTTATGAATGTGGCAATGAGACAAGAACCATTCGAGAGTCGGGTCTGTTTGCGGTTTGCCAAGCACCATGCGCGGTTATCCTCTGTTATAAGCTGTCTCCAGAGCCAGAAAACGACGCTGTCTCTGGGGTTGCCAAAATATGCTTCCCGCTGCCAGGGAAGGGGGCTGCTAAAAATGTACTGCAGCCTGTAATGTGATGTCCTCTGCATACATGCAGTACGTCAATGTATTACTGTAGCATCCTGACTGTTTTAGCATAGCTTTCGCCGTGTGTCTCCTGGTGTCTCGCTTCAGCATGATGCAGGTCGCCTTCCATTGCGAGATTTGTTATGTCCGCGTAATCTGTCAGGAAAATTGAAACATTGGAGTTACGAAATATGCAAGCGCGTGTGAAATGGGTCGAAGGGTTAACCTTCCTGGGAGAGTCTGCTTCCGGCCACCAGATTTTGATGGATGGTAACTCCGGTGATAAAGCGCCGAGTCCGATGGAAATGGTGTTAATGGCCGCGGGTGGCTGCAGTGCGATTGATGTGGTGTCTATTTTGCAAAAGGGACGCCAGGACGTGACCAACTGCGAAGTGAAGCTCACTTCTGAGCGTCGTGAAGAGGCGCCGCGTCTGTTTACGCATATCAATCTGCATTTTATTGTGACCGGCAATGAACTGAAAGATGCCGCCGTTTCGCGAGCTGTTGATCTTTCTGCAGAAAAATATTGTTCCGTTGCGTTAATGCTGGAAAAAGCGGTGAATATCACGCATTCATATGAAGTGATTGCCGCGTGATCTCACGTTGCCGGAGGGCGTGACGCTTATCCGGCAACGCTGCATATTATTCGATTTTTTTGCCTTCCATCAGTCGCTGAACCAGCGGCAGCATGATCAACTCCATTGCCAGTCCCATTTTGCCGCCCGGCACGACTAATGTATTGATGTGTGAAATAAATGAGCCCTGAAGCATCGCCAGTAACCAGGGGAAATCGATCCCTTCCAGATTGCGAAAATGAATAACGACAAAGCTTTCGTCTAATGACGGGATGCCTTTTGCCGCGAAGGGATTCGAGGTGTCCACAGTGGGCACGCGCTGGAAGTTAATATGCGTACGGGAGAACTGCGGGGTGATAAAGTTGATGTAATCATCCATGGAACGGACCACCGAATCCATCACCGCTTCGCGGGAGTGCCCACGTTCGCCAGTGTCGCGGATCAGTTTCTGTATCCACTCCAGGTTAACGATCGGTACTACGCCAACCAGCAAATCCACATGGCGCGCAACGTTATGGTGCGGCGTCACTACGCCGCCGTGCAGCCCTTCATAGAACAGGACGTCGGTCGGTTCGGGCAAGGGTTGCCATGGCGTAAAGGTTCCCGGCACCTGATTCCACGGTACTGCTTCATCGTAGGTATGCAGATATTTCCGCGACTGGCCTTTGCCCGCTTGTCCGTATTCGCTGAACGTTTGTTCCAGCAGACCAAAATCATTAGCTTCGGGGCCGAAATAACTGATATGTCGCCCGGCGTCCCGCGCTTTGCGGATCGCCATGTCCATTTCCGGGCGGGTATAGCGATGAAAGCTGTCGCCTTCCACCTCGGCGGCGCGCAGATTTAACTGTGCAAAAATTTTACGGAACGCGAGGCTGGTGGTGGTGGTCCCCGCGCCGCTGGACCCTGTTACCGCAATCACCGGATGTTTGGCAGACATAACAACTCCATGAATAAACACTCGTTTTAGTATAGTCGGCCCTCAGCGGCGGATTACTCGTGCAACTGTTTTCTGGGCATGATGTTGACCGTTTCGTGGAGTTCAGACCACACCAGAACGGCCTCGCCGCGCTGTAGTTGACGTTTGACGTCGGCGACTTTTTGCGCAAGCGAACGCTCATGTTCACCATAATCGGTGCCTTCGCGCAATACAAAGCTTTCAATCAGGTTATCCAGCGTTTCAGCGGACAACTCCTGCCAGGGGATCATCATGATTATGCTTCCAGATACGTGGTGAGCCAGTCAGGGATGCGCGATTCAAGCCACATTTCCGGGCGGCGCAGCGTCCCGCCGATAAAGCCGACGTGCCCGCCATGCTCGGTTAACTGATACTCAACCTGCGGCGGCAGATTCTCGGGGTTCGGGATCACATGACTGTCCATAAACGGATCGTCTTTCGCGTGAATAATCAGCGTGGGTTTGGCGATCTGATTGAGCAACGGCATGGCGCTACATTGACGATAATAGTCTATCGCATCAGCAAAACCGTGAATTTTGGCGGTAATAAGATCATCAAAATCGCGGATACGCCGTATTGCTTTTAGCTGCGCCAGGTTGACAGGGAGCGTGCCGGGATAGGCCGCCAGTTTGCGTGACGCGTTGGCTTTGAGCAGATTGAGCAGATAGCGCTGGTAAACGCGCGAAAAGCCTTTTTCCATGTGATAGCTGCAGGCTTCAAGCACGAAAGGCGCGGAGACAATCACTGCCGCATCGATCGGAATATCCCGACCTTCTTTCGCCAGCAGACAGGCCAGCATATTGCCGCCGAGTGAATAGCCAACCGCAGCGGTGGGAACACGACCAAACTCGCGTTGTAACCACTGTAAAAACCAGGTGCCGTCTTCCGTCTCCCCGGAGTGATAAATGCGATTCAGGCGATTGGGTTCGCCGCTGCAACCGCGAAAGTGCATCACGACACCCAGCCATCCACGCTTTTGTGCGGCCTCGATGAGTCCGTGGGCATACGGGCTGTTCAGACTACCTTCAAGACCATGAAACACCACCAGACGCGGTTTGTGTTTCGCCTGATGCGGATCTTCACTCCATGCCAGATCGACAAAATCGCCATCGGGTAATTCCAGGCGTTGCCAGTGTGGGCTGAACTGCACTTTACGGCGGATCAGTCGTGGGAGCATCGTTTGCAGATGGCGATTGCTGATGCCGCGCATCGGGCGGAACTCATACGAATCAGCGTCGGTCGGGGTCATTTCTGTGGGGGTGATTTCAACCATAGCACCAGAGCAATTAATCATCGGGAAGAATAACTATACCGCGCACACGGCTGGCAGGTTAGCCAATATGTGATTTTACGCTTAGTCAGTCAGGAGGTTACGTGAGAAAAGATGGATGTCCACCCCGGGTTTTCGCCGCCAGAGACGGGCTTTACGCGTTCCTGTCGCCGCACTTTCCCCCGTCTCTTCAAACATGCCCGACGCCTCAAAACGGCGAATCAGACTTTTACGCTGAATCGACTGACCGAGGATCACTTCGGTCGCCTCCTGCAACTGGCCATGGGTAAACGACGCCGGCAGACA
This Citrobacter enshiensis DNA region includes the following protein-coding sequences:
- a CDS encoding YccS/YhfK family putative transporter, with protein sequence MWRRLIYHPEINYALRQTLVLCLPVAIGLIIGQLHLGLLFSLVPACCNIAGLDTPHKRFFKRLVIGASLFAGCSLVMQLLLAQAIPLPLILTGLTLILGVTAELSALHARLLPASLIAAIFTLSLAGNMPVWEPLLIYALGTLWYGLFNWFWFWLWREQPLRESLSLLYRELADYCEAKYSLLTQHADPEKALPPLLVRQQKAVDLITQCYQQMHMLSAHHNNEYKRLLRAFQEALDLQEHISVSLHQPEEVQKLVERSHAEQVIRWNAQTVAARLRILADDILYHRLPTRFSMEKQIGALEKIANQHPDNPVGQFCYWHFSRIARVLRTQRPLYARDLMADKQRRLPLIPALKNYLSFKSPALRNAGRISVMLSIASLMGSALHLPKPYWILMTVLFVTQNGYGATRVRILHRSAGTLVGLVIAGVTLHFHIPEGFTLAGMLVITLVSYLIIRKNYGWATVGFTVTAVYTLQLLTLNGEQYIVPRFIDTVIGCLIAFGGTVWLWPQWQSGLLRKNAHDALEADQEAIRLILSDNPQATPLAYQRMRVNQAHNTLYNSLNQSMQEPGFNAHYLADMKLWVTHSQFIVEHINAMTTLAREHTMLTPDLAQRYLESCEIALQRCQQRLEYDGPGSSGDVNILEAPEMLSHGPLSTLEQHLQRILGHLNTMHTISSVAWRQRPHHGIWLSRRLRDIKS
- the argD gene encoding bifunctional acetylornithine/succinyldiaminopimelate transaminase; its protein translation is MATEQTAITRATFDEVILPIYAPAEFIPVKGKGSRVWDQQGKEYVDFAGGIAVTALGHCHPALVEALKTQGETLWHTSNVFTNEPALRLGRKLIDATFAERVLFMNSGTEANETAFKLARHYACVRHSPFKTKIIAFHNAFHGRSLFTVTVGGQPKYSDGFGPKPADIVHVPFNDLHAVKAVMDDHTCAVVVEPIQGEGGLTAATPEFLKGLRELCDQHQALLVFDEVQCGMGRTGSLFAYMHYGVTPDILTSAKALGGGFPVSAMLTTQEIACAFHVGSHGSTYGGNPLACAVAGAAFDIINTPDVLDGIQTKRQKFVQHLQKIDEQYDVFSDIRGMGLLIGAELKPQYQGRAREFLYAGASAGVMVLNAGPDVMRFAPSLVVEEADIDEGMQRFAQAVAKVVSS
- a CDS encoding OsmC family protein, whose amino-acid sequence is MQARVKWVEGLTFLGESASGHQILMDGNSGDKAPSPMEMVLMAAGGCSAIDVVSILQKGRQDVTNCEVKLTSERREEAPRLFTHINLHFIVTGNELKDAAVSRAVDLSAEKYCSVALMLEKAVNITHSYEVIAA
- the crp gene encoding cAMP-activated global transcriptional regulator CRP, with protein sequence MVLGKPQTDPTLEWFLSHCHIHKYPSKSTLIHQGEKAETLYYIVKGSVAVLIKDEEGKEMILSYLNQGDFIGELGLFEEGQERSAWVRAKTACEVAEISYKKFRQLIQVNPDILMRLSSQMARRLQVTSEKVGNLAFLDVTGRIAQTLLNLAKQPDAMTHPDGMQIKITRQEIGQIVGCSRETVGRILKMLEDQNLISAHGKTIVVYGTR
- a CDS encoding YheU family protein is translated as MMIPWQELSAETLDNLIESFVLREGTDYGEHERSLAQKVADVKRQLQRGEAVLVWSELHETVNIMPRKQLHE
- a CDS encoding phosphoribulokinase, yielding MSAKHPVIAVTGSSGAGTTTTSLAFRKIFAQLNLRAAEVEGDSFHRYTRPEMDMAIRKARDAGRHISYFGPEANDFGLLEQTFSEYGQAGKGQSRKYLHTYDEAVPWNQVPGTFTPWQPLPEPTDVLFYEGLHGGVVTPHHNVARHVDLLVGVVPIVNLEWIQKLIRDTGERGHSREAVMDSVVRSMDDYINFITPQFSRTHINFQRVPTVDTSNPFAAKGIPSLDESFVVIHFRNLEGIDFPWLLAMLQGSFISHINTLVVPGGKMGLAMELIMLPLVQRLMEGKKIE
- the pabA gene encoding aminodeoxychorismate synthase component 2, giving the protein MILLIDNYDSFTWNLYQYFCELGADVLVKRNDELMLAQIDALNPQKIVISPGPCTPNEAGISLDVIRHYAGRLPILGVCLGHQAMAQAFGATIVRAAKVMHGKTSPITHTGQGVFLGLSNPLRVTRYHSLVIDPATLPVCFDVTAWSETQEIMGIRHREWDLEGVQFHPESILSEQGHRLLANFLQR